In Colletotrichum lupini chromosome 6, complete sequence, a single window of DNA contains:
- a CDS encoding oxidoreductase family protein has translation MAAATRNPLETWSQAPGPRKPPGELSLAFNLAACSKPFSLALSPPLKMVGVTNGTKLSQVLKVGIIGLGELAQVSHILVLNSLSTHFEITYISDISQQALDLCTKKVAGGSPKTTLNAEELITSPDTDVVVICNVNAFHPSQAILALQHNKYVFVEKPLALNYRDLDAIIAAEQTSEAKVFVGYQRRYAESFLDAVKEVGGMEKIDYIRVRDIIGQNSSFVDQSGTFPKKYTDYPKQDTAEMKSTEEEMVKTALIKEIGVDATPGSMTMFRLFTGLGVHDFSALREMVGMPSRVVGASLGLPIWSVLFQYEGFPVMYESGIIDVPRFDAHIEIYSREKIVRVDYDTPYVKGLPITMTIREKIETAKGDGYQEKIVRKTYEDPFTLEFLDFHSCVTKKTIPKTSAVDAREDLDLIKMIMQNAY, from the exons ATGGCGGCCGCGACGCGTAATCCTTTGGAAACTTGGAGCCAGGCTCCAGGTCCTCGAAAGCCTCCAGGAGAGCTGAGCCTTGC CTTCAATCTGGCCGCCTGCAGTAAACCTTTCAGCCTAGCTCTTTCGCCGCCTCTCAAGATGGTCGGAGTAACAAACGGGACCAAGCTCAGCCAGGTTCTCAAAGTCGGAATCATTGGTTTGGGAGAGCTCGCGCAG GTGTCCCATATTCTTGTGCTAAACAGTTTGTCCACTCATTTTGAGATCACTTACATCTCCGATATCTCCCAGCAAGCCCTTGACCTCTGCACGAAAAAGGTCGCTGGCGGGTCACCCAAGACGACATTGAATGCTGAAGAGCTGATTACCTCTCCCGATACGGACGTTGTGGTCATCTGCAACGTCAACGCATTCCATCCTTCACAAGCGATCCTAGCTCTTCAGCACAACAAGTATGTATTCGTAGAGAAGCCTCTCGCATTGAACTATCGCGACCTTGATGCCATCATCGCGGCGGAGCAGACCTCTGAGGCGAAGGTCTTTGTCGGATACCAGAGGCGATATGCCGAATCTTTCCTCGATGCTGTGAAGGAAGTGGGAGGGATGGAAAAGATTGATTACATTCGCGTCAGGG ATATCATTGGGCAAAATAGCTCTTTCGTAGACCAATCTGGCACATTTCCCAAGAAATACACCGACTACCCGAAGCAAGATACGGCAGAGATGAAGTCTACCGAAGAAGAGATGGTCAAAACAGCGCTCATCAAAGAAATTGGGGTTGACGCAACGCCAGGGTCAATGACAATGTTCAGGTTGTTCACAGG ACTTGGAGTACATGACTTCTCTGCGCTGCGCGAGATGGTCGGCATGCCCTCACGAGTTGTGGGTGCCTCTCTTGGGTTGCCAATCTGGAGCGTGTTGTTCCAATACGAAGGCTTCCCCGTCATGTACGAGTCAGGTATCATCGACGTACCCAGATTTGACGCTCACATCGAGATCTACTCGCGAGAAAAGATTGTGCGCGTTGACTACGATACTCCGTACGTTAAGGGGCTTCCTATTACCATGACCATCAGGGAGAAAATCGAGACCGCCAAAGGTGACGGTTACCAAGAGAAAATTGTCAGGAAAACGTATGAGGATCCCTTCACGCTTGAGTTCCTGGATTTTCACTCTTGTGTAACGAAGAAGACTATCCCGAAGACCTCGGCCGTGGATGCTCGGGAAGACCTGGACTTGATAAAGATGATCATGCAGAATGCCTACTAG
- a CDS encoding oxidoreductase family protein, with product MPQAWRVYLYGAGSIAWRHGVAAESLGDDVQLFAADPSKDAREALLAKLPKVTVYEDVETMLASSPGQERDIVVVAVPPFLHHAATLRAFRSNRHVLCEKPLATSEKEMNEMLAASAEANRVFGECSFRYLGNKALDRARHLIETGGIGSIYHARFINRQPRARAGIEYQPSSRWFLEKEKSGGGIVFDWGVYDVTMFFDVLRPVAATVNHAWLATPTTGADPSGTVISVETHAGASLTLKLQDGTVIPFYWERASGFHGDAQVALSIDGTAGGLTWEWVPTFDYKDEVDELEQGFKLVHYIDNNGKVEAKEEKFPAFGWEDANQRPLLSFVDLIEGRDSVALSRSRLEFNFGVVSAIYQCASDGKPVHVQLK from the coding sequence ATGCCTCAAGCCTGGCGAGTTTACCTGTACGGCGCTGGCTCAATTGCATGGCGACATGGCGTTGCGGCGGAAAGCCTGGGCGACGATGTTCAGCTTTTTGCTGCAGACCCCTCGAAGGATGCTCGGGAAGCATTGCTCGCCAAATTACCCAAAGTTACTGTCTATGAAGATGTAGAGACAATGCTCGCCAGTTCCCCAGGGCAAGAGCGCGACATAGTCGTGGTAGCCGTGCCTCCATTCCTGCACCACGCAGCAACACTACGCGCGTTCCGATCCAACCGCCATGTTCTCTGCGAAAAGCCGCTGGCAACATCCGAGAAGGAGATGAATGAGATGTTAGCCGCTAGTGCTGAAGCCAATAGAGTCTTTGGAGAGTGCAGCTTTCGATATCTCGGAAATAAAGCTTTGGATCGCGCCCGCCATTTGATCGAGACGGGTGGAATAGGGTCTATCTATCATGCCCGCTTTATCAACCGCCAGCCAAGAGCTCGCGCGGGAATCGAGTATCAACCGTCGAGCAGATGGTTtttggagaaggagaagtcTGGCGGCGGCATCGTATTCGACTGGGGCGTCTACGATGTCACCATGTTCTTCGACGTCCTCCGCCCAGTTGCTGCCACGGTCAACCATGCCTGGCTGGCCACGCCAACTACCGGTGCTGACCCGTCTGGGACAGTGATTTCTGTCGAGACACATGCTGGCGCGTCTCTGACTTTGAAGCTTCAGGACGGCACTGTGATCCCATTCTACTGGGAGCGAGCAAGCGGTTTCCATGGAGACGCCCAGGTCGCTCTGAGTATCGACGGCACGGCTGGCGGTCTGACATGGGAATGGGTCCCGACTTTTGACTACAAGGACGAAGTCGATGAGCTCGAGCAAGGCTTCAAGCTGGTGCACTATATCGACAACAACGGCAAAGTCGAGGCTAAGGAAGAGAAGTTTCCTGCTTTCGGGTGGGAGGACGCAAATCAACGCCCCTTACTGTCCTTTGTCGATTTAATCGAGGGACGCGACAGCGTTGCTCTATCCAGGAGCAGGCTCGAGTTCAATTTTGGTGTCGTATCAGCTATTTACCAGTGTGCCTCCGATGGCAAACCCGTTCATGTTCAATTGAAGTAG